One Coprobacter fastidiosus genomic window, TCCACTATCAGGTAAACGATATGCAAAAAATGGGATGCCTCTTTCCAAACATATCCGCTGAGCCTCTTTGATTTCTGAAATTGTCACATCTTTACACATGATTATAAAACACAGATATTCTATAAAACCTCTCCGAACAAATCAAATGTTTGGGCATCAGTAATCCGAACGTTATAAAAATCTCCAATAATCAACGGCTTTTCTTTTCCAATCAAAACTTCAGGATCAACTTCCGGCGAATCGAACTCTGTACGTCCTATATAATATTCTTCTTCCTCCCGATCGATAATCACTTTCATTTCCTGTCCTACCTTGGAAACATTTATCTCGGCAGCAATCTCTTCTTGTATAGCCATCAATTCATCCAACCGCCTCTGTTTCACTTCTTCCGGTATATCATCCGAATAATGTTCAGCCGAAAAAGTCCCTTCTTCTTCGGAATAAGCAAATGCTCCCATACGTTCAAACCGGGCTTTCCGGACAAACTCTTTCAGTTCTTCAAAATCAGATTCTCCCTCTCCGGGATGCCCAACCATCAGAGTAGTGCGGATATGTATTCCGGGCACTTCTTTCCGAATACGGGAAAGCAGTTCATAAGTTTCTTCCTTGGTCACATGTCGATGCATCATCCGTAACATATTATCGCTAATATGCTGCAATGCAATATCGAGATATTTGCAAACGTTAGCATGTTTACGCATTACGGGTAACAGATCATACGGGAAACGTGCCGGATAAGCATAATGTAATCGCACCCATTCTACTCCGGGAACAGAAGCAATGCGATCTACCAATTCGGCAATACAAAATTTTTTGTAAATATCCATCCCATAATAGGTAAGGTCTTGAGCTATAATCTGAAATTCTTTTACTCCTTTCCGTACCAACATCTCAATCTCTTCAATGATATCTTCCATAGGACGAGACTGGTAATGTCCCGTTATAATAGGTATAGCACAATAAGAACACATCCGGTTACAACCTTCAGCTATTTTTATATATGCATAATGAGAAGGCGTTGTCAATATACGTTCCAAACGAAGGTCAGGCACATATTCCTTTCCCAAATCATCCAGCAATTTATTCCAATCGAACTTTCCGTAAAACTTATCGACTTCAGGAATCTCTCCTGCAAGCTCGGTCATGAAACGTTCAGACAGGCATCCCATTACATAAAGCTTTTTGATTTTTTTCTTTGCTTTTGCCGCAACAAAATTCAAAATCATATTGATCGATTCTTCTTTGGCATCGCCTATAAACCCACAGGTATTGATCACCACGATCTCTCCCGTTACTTTTTCTGCATCATGCCGGACTTCATATCCGGCCGCTTCGAACTGCCGCATAAGATGTTCCGAATCCACCAAATTTTTAGAACATCCTAATGTTATTATATCTACTCTGTTCTTTACCATTTGTTCTATAATTAAATAGTCTTCCGACCTTTACTGTACAGAAATCGCGCAAAGCGATATAGGTCTTCTCTGCGCGATCTTGTTCATGCGAAATATCGTAAATTACATATCTTATTCGTCTCCGAAAAGAGAATCTACAAATTCTTTTCTGTGGAATACCTGTAAATCTTCCATTCCTTCTCCCAAACCTATATACTTAACCGGTGTTTTAAACTGGTCGGATATTCCGATCACTACCCCGCCCTTTGCAGTACCATCAAGTTTGGTAATTGCCAATGCATTTACTTCTGTCGCAGCGGTAAATTGTTTCGCCTGTTCAAAAGCATTCTGTCCGGTAGAGCCATCCAATACGAGCAACACTTCATGAGGTGCTCCCAGAATAACCTTGTCCATTACTTTCTTAATTTTAGAAAGCTCATTCATCAAACTGATTTTATTATGTAAGCGTCCTGCCGTATCGATAATTACGACATCCGCATCATTAGCTTTAGCCGAACTTAGGGTATCAAAAGCAACAGAAGCTGGATCAGCTCCCATTTTTTGTTTCACAACCGGAACACCTACTCTTTCACCCCATATTACAAGCTGTTCTACCGCAGCTGCTCTAAAGGTATCGGCTGCACCCAAATAGACTTTATTTCCGTTCTTCTTATATTGATAGGCCAGTTTTCCGATTGTTGTTGTTTTCCCTACACCGTTTACACCAACCACCATTATCACATAAGGACGTTTACTCTCCGGAACAGTAAATTCCCCCTCAGTTTCATTATCGTTTTCTGTCAATAAAGCGGCAATCTCTTCACGCAACATTCCCTTCAACTCCCCGGTAGAAATATATTTGTCCCGTTCGACTCGCTTTTCAATCCGTTCGATAATACGCAAAGTCGTCTCCACTCCGACATCCGATGTGATAAGCACCTCTTCCAGATCGTCCAAGATATCGTCATCAACTTTCGATTTTCCCGCTACGACACGGGCAAGTTTCGAAAATACCCCTTCTTTGGTTTTGGAAAGACCTTTATCAAGTGTCTCCTTTTTTTCTTTAGAAAAGAAACCGAATAATCCCATATCTATTTTTTATCATTGATTACAATTGCAATTATATCTTTCAAACTCTCTGCTTTCCCGGCCATCGGTTATCGGATATGAAATGAAGATTTCGAGGTACTTTCCAGCATATCATACAATCTTCAAAGCACAAAATTACAAAATAAAGCGACAAAAAAAAACTTCCTTACAGAATTGTAAGGAAGCTCTTTATATTAAGTATCTGATATTCTCAATTATTTAGCGAGCACTTCATTTACTTTTTCATTAGGAACCATTTCTTCCTGGAAAATATAAGCTCCTGTCTTCGGTGATTTTACCATTTTAATCACCTTTGAATAAGTACGTCCATCACCTTTCTGAAGAGACGCAACGGTTTTCTTTGCCATAGCTCAATATTATTTAATTTCTTTGTGAATAGTTACTTTTTTCAAGATAGGATTGTATTTTTTCAATTCCAATCTCTCTGTGGTATTTTTTCTGTTTTTAGTGGTAATGTATCTCGAAGTACCGGGCATACCACTTGCTTTGTGCTCCGTACATTCAAGAATAACTTGTACTCTATTACCTTTAGCTTTCTTTGCCATCTTCTTAACTTCCTTCTAATTATGCGTTTAAATAACCTTTTTCCGCAGCTTGTTTCAAAGCTGCATCCAATCCCATTTTATTAATGGTACGGAGACCGGCAGCTGATATTTTCAGGCTGATCCAACAATCTTGTTCTACCCAATAGAACTTTTTGGTAAACAAGTTGACATTAAATCTTCTTTTTGTGCGTCTCTTTGAGTGAGATACGTTATTGCCAACCAATGCTTTTTTTCCGGTAATTTGACAAATCTTCGACATCGCTTTATCTATTTTTTTATTGATTTTCTACTGCTTTCACAAACAGAGTGCAAAGTAAACGTTTTTAAGAATACCTTCCAAATTTTTTTCTATTAAATACTCTTTTTTTTAGAACTCTCTATTCCTGATCATTCACTTAAAACAGAGATCATCTGCAACAGTGCCGTATGCGTAAAACGATTTATGTTTATCGCCCGTGAATTTTCAAAACAATATTTACGACTGACTATCCGATCTCCGACAGCTACAGCAATACAAACCGTACCGACAGGCTTACCGGGTACTGCCCCGTCCGGTCCGGCAATACCCGATGTAGCAATAGCACAATCGGTTTTCAATAAACGTCGTACCCCCTTAGCCATCTGTTCCACAACTTCACAACTCACGACTCCGTGTTTTTCTATTGTCGAAGGATCGACATCCAGAACCTGCACCTTCACTTCATTGGCATAAGATACCACACTCCCTTTATAATAGGCCGAACTGCCGGGTATCAATGTAATTTCATGTGCGATATTTCCTCCGGTACAACTTTCTGCCGTAGCAATTGTCAATCCTTTATAGGATAACAGCAACCCTAACGCCTCCGCCATAGTAGCATCTCGATGACAGAATATATGTTTTCCCAACAAATCTTCTAAACGGGAGAAAGAGTCGTCCAACTGCCGAGATAAAATTTCCTCGTTCTCTCCCCGTGCCGTCAGCCTCAACCGGATAACTCCCGGAACGGGCAAATAAGCTAATTTAATTGATGCCGGTAATCCGGCTTCAAAATCCGAGAGAAATTCAGACAAAGCCGATTCTGAGAAATCTTTCACAAGGCAAGTTTTATGCAAAATTGCCGTATGATCAGGGTAACGCTTTCTCAATCTGGGTAGCACCTCCGCTGTCATGGCTCGCTGCATCTCTGCCGGAACTCCGGGCATCGACACTAATACTTTTCCATCCTTTTCAAACCACATAATAGGAGCTGTTCCTACCGGATTCTGTATTACGGTACAACTGTCCGGCACCATCGCCTGTGTACGAGTGGAGTCATTCATTTGCAATCCCCTTCGTTCAAAAAAAAGATCATTATTTTTCTGAACTTCAGCATCAAAGATCAATTTTCCACCAAAATATTCACAAAGCGTCTGTTTAGTAATATCATCTTTCGTAGGCCCGAGTCCACCTGTCATTAATACGACATCCACTCGATCGAACGACTGGCGGATAGCGGATATAATTTCAGCACGACGATCACGCACCGTCGTAATTTCCATTACCTCCCAACCGATTTTATTCAAGTTACGGGCTATCCAAGACGAATTCGTATCGGTTACCTGCCCGATCAGCAATTCATCTCCGATTACTATAATCTCAACATTCATATCATTTATATTTTTGCAAAGCCGCCATGCGTTGCAATAACGTAGGGTGAGAATAATATACTTTTACATATAGAGAATCGGGAGTCAAGTTACTTAACGATTTCACGGAAAGTTTTTTCAGACCACCTATCAAAGCATTCGCTAAGCCAAAAGATGCGGCAAAAGCATCTGCCTGATATTCATTTCGACGAGAAAGAGCATTTATCCCGATCCCTGTCAACAGCTCCAAAGGAGTATATAACAAACCGAATGCGACCAAAGCTAACGGAAAAGAAGGCGTACTTCCCCCCATCGCCTCAGCCAACACCGAACTGTCCAACACCAAAGACAACAAAAAAAACATCAGAACCGTATTCATTACCGATACTCCCATCATTTGCCATGTATGTTTATGTTTATAATGGCCTATCTCATGAGCAAGAACTGCAACAATTTCTTCCGTGCTCAAATCATCTATCAACGTATCATAAAGTACGATCCGTTTTTTAGGTCCTAATCCGCTAAAATAGGCATTTGCTTTTGTAGAACGTTTAGAACCGTCTATCACATAAATATTATTCAGTTTGAAACCGGCACGATTAGCGAACTTCTCTATCGCATTTCTCAATTCGCCCTCTTCTAATGGCGTCTGTTTATTAAATAACGGAACGATCCATTCCGAATAGAACATATTCATCAACATACTGAAAGCCACGACCACAATACAGGCAACCCACCAAAAAGAAGTTCCCAACCACAGATATAACCAAAGAATCGCAGCCAAAAGTAATCCACCTATAACTATACCGAACAGCCAAGATTTCAACTTATCGGCAACGAACGTTTTACGAGTTGTTTTATTAAATCCGAAACGATCCTCTATAACAAATGTATCGTACCAATCAAAAGGTATAGTCAACAGATCATTCACCAAAAAAAGAACGAAAAAAAAGAATAATGTAGCCGGAATCAACTTTTCAAACAATGAAAAAGCCCATGTATCGAGCCATCCGAATCCGCCCAAAAACAGCATCAACAAGACGAGCAAAGTCGTATATGTAGAAGTTATAAGACCGAAACGATTGTTGACTTTGAAATAATTTTGCTGATCGGCATATTTCCGCTCATCGTAAAGTCCCCGCAACATTTCCGGCAAAACCGGAGATGCAGCACGACGGTTTCTCGATGCCAACCATTGGGAAAAAATATATTCTCCCACGACAAAAAACACAATGATATAAAATACCCAATTATACATTTTATAAACAGCTTACAATACTACTCGAGAAAAAGGAGCTTCGTCGATCGAACAAAAATCTTTGTCCAAATATTTGTAATATCCCGTTATCGCCACCATAGCTGCATTATCGGTCGTAAAAGAAAATTTCGGCAAATGAATCTTCCAGCCATACCGACGGGCATGATCTTCAAAAGCGTTTCGCACTCCCGAATTAGCCGACACTCCCCCGGCTACCGCCACTTCGGTAATACCGGTATCCTTTACCGCTTTACGCAATTTATCCATTAATATATCCACAATAGTAAACTGTAAAGAAGCGCACAGATCTTGTTTATTTTTTTCTATAAAATCAGGATCTTCTTTAATGCGGTCACGGAGTAAATAAAGGAAAGAAGTCTTCAATCCGCTAAAACTGTAATTATACCCGGGAATGTGCGGTTTATTCAAGGTAAAGGCCTTCGGATTCCCTTCTTTAGCCAAACGATCCACTACCGGTCCGCCGGGATAGCCCAAATCCATGACTTTAGCGCACTTATCGAAAGCCTCTCCGGCAGCATCATCTATCGTCTGCCCGATCACCTCCATATCCTTATACGAATTTACCCGAATAATCTGGGAATTTCCTCCGGACACCAATAAACAGATAAACGGAAACGACGGTTGATTATGGTCATCTTCGCTCTCCTTGATAAAATGCGCCATGACATGTGCCTGCAAATGATTTACATCGATCAGAGGAATGTCCAAAGCGGTTACAAAACCTTTGGCAAAAGACGTACCGACAAGTAAAGACCCCATCAATCCCGGTCCGCGAGTAAACGCCAATGCACTCAATTCGCTCTTATCGATTCCTGCACGTTTCAATGCTTCGGACACTACCGGTATAATATTCTGCTGATGTGCACGAGATGCCAGTTCGGGAACAACTCCTCCGAAAGCCTCATGCACAGCCTGGCTGGCTATAACGTTAGACAACATAACGCCATCTCGAATTACAGCTGCCGACGTATCGTCGCATGATGACTCTATTCCTAAAATAGTTATATGGTTCATATAATTGATTTTCTCACAATATTTCTGCGGACGAAATTAATCATTAAAAGGGAATTATTAGGAAAAGCATCCGATTTTTGTTTACCCAAAACACAACTTTTTACGCAAAATGTTATATTTTGCATAATTCTTTTAACAATATTATAATCACAAATCAAGAATAAATGTTGCATGATCGAAAAATTCGACAACGTCAAAGATTTATTCTCCGAAAAATGATAAATTTGTACCACATTGTCATGAAACAGATATTCAAGATTTTCAAATACATAACAATCAGCATATTAACGATTTTAATTATCGTATATGCCGGACTTTATTTATTGTTGAGCATACCCGCTGTTCAACAGGAAATCAAGAATATAAGCGAACGTGAACTATCTCAAGTATTAGAAACGAAATTAACTATAAAACAGGTACAGCTTTTCCCGTTCAATAAAGCAGTATTGGAAGGGCTTTGTCTATATGACCAGAAAAACGATACATTGCTTTATGCTCAAAAACTAACTGCCGGATTTTCCCCTTTTGCTTTATTGGAACATCAATTGATATTTACAACGGCCCAACTTTTCGATTTCAAAATCGAAATACAACGGGATTCTTCAAATTCACAAACCAATCTCCAATTTTTAATAGATGCTTTTACTCCTCGAAAAAAGAATCGTTATAAACCGTTCGATATACAGCTTAATACTATCCTGATTCGCCGGGGAAGTATCCGTTATGATATTTTATCCGAACCGTACAAAGATCCGGGAACTTTTGACAAGAACCATATCCTTTTGGACAAAGTAGTATCTACCGTATCACTAAAAGCTTTACGGAAAGACTCTATAAACATCAATGTCAGGCGCATCAGTTTTGAAGAAAAATCGGGCTTTTCATTATCAAAATTGGCATTTAAGTTACAAGGGAACGAAGATAAAGCGACATTGTCTAATTTTCGGCTCAATCTTGCAAATTCACACCTGAGTATCCGAAAAACAGACATCGACTTGTCAAAGACAAATACGCTGAAACAATTCTGTGACAGTACGGATTTGAATTTCAATATTGATGAAGCTCATGTCGTATTAAAAGACATTGCTCCTTTTGCTCCGATCTTACGGAACTTTTCTACCCCGATAGATTTGACATGTAATATCGGCGGAACTATAAACAACCTACGACTCGAACACATGAATTTATCTTATGGAGAGAAAAGTATCCATTTGAAAAGCAAAGGTAGTCTCGATGGCGTTACATCACCACAAAATGCGTTCATATTCGGTGAAATACAAGAATTGAATGCATCTCCCAAAGGAATACAATCTTTAATCAACGATTTATCTTCGGTCCGCAAAGATGTGAACCCGATTCTTGCTCATTTAGGAACAGTTAGTTTTCACGGTGAAATATCGGGATTTATAACTCAATTGATCACCTTCGGAGAATTTGACAGCAATATCGGAAAGTTACGGGCGGACATGATGATCTCCCGGAATGCAAAAGAAAATCTGGCATATAAAGGAACTGTAGAAACTTCAGGGCTTCAAATCAGGGAGCTTCTGCCCCAAGGGAATCCCTTGGGAGAAATCAGTTTTAAATTTGATCTCGATGGACACCACCCGCATAATGAAATGCCCGAAGGTAAAGTCATTGGAGATATAGGCCATATCGACTTTAAAGGATACACATACGAGAACATCAGCCTGAACGGGAACTACAAAGGTTCGAAATATGACGGCACTCTCAATATAGACGATCCGAACGGGAACTTGCAAATGAACGGAACTATCGATCTATTAGATAAGCGTCCGATATTTCAATTAGTAGCACGAGGTGAAAATATACGTTTACAGGAACTACAATTAGCCCCTCAATACTCAAACTCGACTTTAGGATTCATTCTCAGTGCCAATTTCGAAGGAAATAATCTGGATAATGCAGAAGGAGTCTTATCGATAGACACCCTCTCTTTTAACAATAACGGAAAAATATTCTCAACTCGAAATTTTCATATCGAAGCTCACAATGAACAAACTCCTCAGTCAGTAAGCATCGAATCGGACTTAATATCAGGAAGAATATCCGGCCGATATTCTTTTAATACACTAAAGGACTCTTTCACTCGAATGTTAGCATCTGCGCTACCTTCACTCATTCAGCCACCTACCTCTAAACAAGTAGCACAAAACAACTTCACTTTTAACTTCGAGATTCAGAACAGCAATCATTTATCGGATGTTCTCGAACTGCCTTTTATTTTAAAAAATCCGGCAAAAATATCAGGATTTTTCAGTGATGAAAACCGCAATTTCAGGATAGAAGGAAATTTGCCCGAATTTCAAATAAAAAACATGCGCTTTGCTTCGGCGGGAATCTACGCAGAAAAACAAAAAGAAAATATTTCTTTCCAGCTTGGAGCTATGCTACTTAACAAGCAGGACAAACAGATTCATTGGAATGTAGCTGCAAAAGCTCATGACGACTATCTTGACACAAAAATCAACTGGAGCAACTCCGGTACGGCAACGTTTTGTGGAGAATTATCATCCCAAAGTAAATTTATCAAAACCGAAAAATCTGCCGATGCCGACATACATATCAACCCGACCCAACTGATACTGAATGACACAATATGGCAAGTCTCCCCGTCCCAAATCAACATTAACGATGGTAAAATACAAATCAGCCATTTCGAAGTAAGACATGATTCTCAATTTTTACGTCTTGACGGTAACATATCAAAACTTCCTGAAGATGAATTGACTTTGCAATTGAATGACATCAACCTTGATTATATTTTCGGATCACTGAATATCAAACATGTCGTTTTCGGAGGTCAAGCCACGGGTATATTCAGCATCGCCGGATTACTGAATAAAGAAATCCGCCTGAGTACAAAACAGTTTGATGTAATTAATTTTGCATACAATCACTCTTTATTGGGAAATCTTCATCTATTCAGCCAATGGGAGCGAGAAACAAAAGGTATTTTACTACAAGGTAAAATATCTCAATCGAATACAGATGATACCCGGATCGAGGGATATATATTTCCGACCAGAGATTCGCTACATCTGTCATTCGATGCAAATCGGCTGAACCTTGAATTTCTCCGTCCGTTTATGGATAATATTTTAAGCAATGCGACAGGACGGGCCACCGGAAAACTGGATTTTTACGGGAAATTCAAAGCCTTAAACGTAACAGGAGATGCTTTTGTCGATAATTTTACTTTCGACATCGGATATTTGAACACGTCATTTTCCGTTACTGATACCGTACACATGACTCCTACTTCGATATATTTTAATGATGCCTCGTTGCGCGATCGAAATGGGAAACTCGCTAAGGTCAAAGGTATATTGCATCATAAAAACTTCAAGAATCTCAGCTATGATATCGGGATTTCAGGATTACAGAATTTTCTGGTATATAATATGACAGAAAAACTCAGCCCTATTTATTACGGCACAATATATGGAAGCGGAGCTGCAACTATCAACGGGGATCTTGTAAAAACGAATATAGATGTCAATATGAGTACCGGACCGAACTCTAAATTTACCTATGTTCTTACGGGAAACGAAACAGCAAGCGATTACCCGTTCATTACTTTCATAAATAGACGTGCATTGAATTTTGAAAAGCAGAAATTACAACAGGATAGCATCGATACTCCGATTTCTACTCCGGTTATTGAAAAAAAGAATCATTTATTAAATATAAATCTTCAAATCGATGCTACTCCCGATATAACGATGCAACTGGTCATGGACCCGGCCACAGGAGATATAATCAAGGCAAACGGAACTGGGGCAATGCGTATAGAATATAATACGTTATCCGACATGAAAATGTATGGTACATATACCTTGGAAAAAGGAAATTATAACTTTAATTTGCAAGATCTTATCACAAGAGATTTTGCCATACGTTCAGGAAGCAGTATCTCGTTCAGAGGTACACCTCTGAATGCCGAGCTCAACATCGAGGCTTATTACGCACTGACAGCAAATCTACAAGATCTGGATGAAAGTTTTGCCGATGATAAGGAACTGGCAAGAACGAACGTTCCTGTTCAAACGGTTTTACGTCTTACCGGAGATTTACAACGTCCCGATTTTAAATTCGATTTGAATTTTCCGACTTTAAGTCAGGATGTTGACCGACGGATACGCAGCATTGTCAGCACTGACGAGATGATGAACCGGCAAATCATATATTTGCTGGCACTAAACAAATTCTATACTCCGGATTATATGAACGTGGGACAGGCCCGAAATAACGAACTCGTTTCGGTAGCCTCATCGACCTTATCCTCACAGTTAAGCAATATGCTCGGGCAAATTAGCGACAAATGGAATATCGGTACAAATATCCGAAGTGATAAAGGGGATTTCTCTGATGTAGAATTCGAACTTGCTTTATCAAGTCAACTGCTCAACAATCGATTAATATTTAACGGAAATTTCGGATATCGAGATGACGCCGTAAACAGCAATACATTTATCGGTGATTTCGACTTAGAATATTTACTCAGCAAAAGCGGAAATTTACGCTTAAAAGCATATAATCACTACAATGATAAAAACTACTACATAAAATCGGCCCTGACAACTCAAGGCGTAGGAATCATGTATAAACGTGATTTTACAAAATTTCAGGAACTATTCCAGCGCATAGGAGAATCGATACATCGTCTTTTCAAAAAAAAGAGAAACCCGAAAATCAAAGATAACACACAAACTATCACAGAACAAGAAAAATAATTCTTTATATAAAATCGAAAGACTTAAAAAATACTTCCAAAAGTCTATTCAATCTATCTAAAAACTTGTTCTAATTTTCCGATACAGAAATTCACGAAACCGACTCGAGCAAAATTAAACAGACTTTTACAAATTCTGCCATGTAAAATTTTTACTTTTACTACAAATCCCGATAATCTTATAATATAGATTAATTACAGACTGTAAAAGATCAAAAACTGGAAGTAAAAAGAATAATTTATTGGATGATAATCTTTTTGCAGATTTACGATATATGGTTACTTGTACAATAAACCGTAATAACCAAAACAAAAACGATACAGCCGAAAACAACAGATTATAATAAAGTCCGTAAACAAAAAATAAAACGATCGAAATATAAAATAAATACACGGTCATTCGCTCAAAGCCAAATACAAACTTCGAATCGGTCTTTAAATAGGCAGCAGTAAAATCATACCTTAACTTTAATTCTCTCCAAGCCTTAAAATTATTTTCATAATGAATTACCATTCTACTTTCAGGAGAAAGTTCGATACGGGTATTATCTGCCGTCGCAACCTCATTAATAAATAAATCATCGTCTCCATAATGGAGATTTAAATGTTTGGAAAAACCTTTATTTCTGAAAAACAGATCTTTCCGATAGGCAAGATTATATCCTTCGGCCATATAAGTCTTATGCAATAGAATATAAGAGATATAACGCAAAGTAAACATTAACCGATCATAAGCGACGTATCTTCTTTTCCGTTGCCCCTCCCCGTCTATATATGCGTATCCTGCTACGATATCCACTCCTTCAACAAAATTCCGCATCATATAAGTAAGCCAATCACTTCCTTCAGGTGCACAATTGGCATTTGTCAACATTACAA contains:
- a CDS encoding translocation/assembly module TamB domain-containing protein, yielding MKQIFKIFKYITISILTILIIVYAGLYLLLSIPAVQQEIKNISERELSQVLETKLTIKQVQLFPFNKAVLEGLCLYDQKNDTLLYAQKLTAGFSPFALLEHQLIFTTAQLFDFKIEIQRDSSNSQTNLQFLIDAFTPRKKNRYKPFDIQLNTILIRRGSIRYDILSEPYKDPGTFDKNHILLDKVVSTVSLKALRKDSININVRRISFEEKSGFSLSKLAFKLQGNEDKATLSNFRLNLANSHLSIRKTDIDLSKTNTLKQFCDSTDLNFNIDEAHVVLKDIAPFAPILRNFSTPIDLTCNIGGTINNLRLEHMNLSYGEKSIHLKSKGSLDGVTSPQNAFIFGEIQELNASPKGIQSLINDLSSVRKDVNPILAHLGTVSFHGEISGFITQLITFGEFDSNIGKLRADMMISRNAKENLAYKGTVETSGLQIRELLPQGNPLGEISFKFDLDGHHPHNEMPEGKVIGDIGHIDFKGYTYENISLNGNYKGSKYDGTLNIDDPNGNLQMNGTIDLLDKRPIFQLVARGENIRLQELQLAPQYSNSTLGFILSANFEGNNLDNAEGVLSIDTLSFNNNGKIFSTRNFHIEAHNEQTPQSVSIESDLISGRISGRYSFNTLKDSFTRMLASALPSLIQPPTSKQVAQNNFTFNFEIQNSNHLSDVLELPFILKNPAKISGFFSDENRNFRIEGNLPEFQIKNMRFASAGIYAEKQKENISFQLGAMLLNKQDKQIHWNVAAKAHDDYLDTKINWSNSGTATFCGELSSQSKFIKTEKSADADIHINPTQLILNDTIWQVSPSQININDGKIQISHFEVRHDSQFLRLDGNISKLPEDELTLQLNDINLDYIFGSLNIKHVVFGGQATGIFSIAGLLNKEIRLSTKQFDVINFAYNHSLLGNLHLFSQWERETKGILLQGKISQSNTDDTRIEGYIFPTRDSLHLSFDANRLNLEFLRPFMDNILSNATGRATGKLDFYGKFKALNVTGDAFVDNFTFDIGYLNTSFSVTDTVHMTPTSIYFNDASLRDRNGKLAKVKGILHHKNFKNLSYDIGISGLQNFLVYNMTEKLSPIYYGTIYGSGAATINGDLVKTNIDVNMSTGPNSKFTYVLTGNETASDYPFITFINRRALNFEKQKLQQDSIDTPISTPVIEKKNHLLNINLQIDATPDITMQLVMDPATGDIIKANGTGAMRIEYNTLSDMKMYGTYTLEKGNYNFNLQDLITRDFAIRSGSSISFRGTPLNAELNIEAYYALTANLQDLDESFADDKELARTNVPVQTVLRLTGDLQRPDFKFDLNFPTLSQDVDRRIRSIVSTDEMMNRQIIYLLALNKFYTPDYMNVGQARNNELVSVASSTLSSQLSNMLGQISDKWNIGTNIRSDKGDFSDVEFELALSSQLLNNRLIFNGNFGYRDDAVNSNTFIGDFDLEYLLSKSGNLRLKAYNHYNDKNYYIKSALTTQGVGIMYKRDFTKFQELFQRIGESIHRLFKKKRNPKIKDNTQTITEQEK
- a CDS encoding glycosyltransferase — protein: MQVSFDFNGIEIIFFIVMFILFSIQIFYYLYFYRKPLKYLESEEKGDVPYTDKQPGVSVIVYAKNDAEHLEVFLPSILSQNYPDFDVIVVNDGSTDETRDVVTRLESEYDNLYQTYIPDEARSLSRKKLALTVGIKAAKHDIVMLTNANCAPEGSDWLTYMMRNFVEGVDIVAGYAYIDGEGQRKRRYVAYDRLMFTLRYISYILLHKTYMAEGYNLAYRKDLFFRNKGFSKHLNLHYGDDDLFINEVATADNTRIELSPESRMVIHYENNFKAWRELKLRYDFTAAYLKTDSKFVFGFERMTVYLFYISIVLFFVYGLYYNLLFSAVSFLFWLLRFIVQVTIYRKSAKRLSSNKLFFLLPVFDLLQSVINLYYKIIGICSKSKNFTWQNL